One Babylonia areolata isolate BAREFJ2019XMU chromosome 20, ASM4173473v1, whole genome shotgun sequence DNA segment encodes these proteins:
- the LOC143294824 gene encoding store-operated calcium entry-associated regulatory factor-like, with the protein MGPSPGRHMAILFLAIVCTTTVAVGAFGGHPDRVLLSDVSVLTLHKDKMTAGRRSSPVPQLTCVGGTAKGYYMPTRVQCYNRGSDGYDIQWECKADMDNAFRFGSVEVTCEGYDHPNDPYILKGSCGLEFTLDLTEEGYQRYKQQKSHSYSDSHSYHQDHHHGSWGKKGKSVVGDLLFLGGIALVIYVVYKSCLAPSATAAGDSTQSAQAGRGDSPPPYSPPPYGFRQDYMPGSGGYYGSSSSSAGCQGSGAYTGTGTGAQNQGGGFWSGAATGGILGYLFGRNTGYGGYTHHHYQQPRYGWGRGYSHHNTGGWFSGWGSGGSRTSYEGSSSFFGSGSGGASVSSGTRTASGFGGTKRR; encoded by the exons ATGGGACCATCTCCAGGAAGGCATATGGCCATTCTGTTCCTTGCCATTGTCTGTACCACAACGGTTGCAGTGG GTGCCTTTGGTGGCCATCCCGACCGTGTGCTGCTAAGCGATGTGTCAGTTCTGACGCTGCACAAAGACAAGATGACAGCAGGACGAAGATCCTCTCCTGttccacag CTGACGTGTGTGGGGGGAACAGCCAAAGGGTATTACATGCCCACAAGAGTACAGTGCTACAACAGAGGGTCAGATGGTTACGACATTCAG tggGAGTGTAAGGCAGACATGGACAATGCCTTCAGGTTTGGGTCAGTGGAGGTGACCTGTGAGGGCTATGACCATCCCAATGACCCTTACATCCTCAAGGGCTCTTGTGGA CTGGAGTTCACACTGGACCTGACGGAGGAAGGGTACCAGCGCTACAAGCAGCAGAAGAGCCACAGCTACAGTGACTCCCACAGTTACCATCAGGATCATCACCATGG ATCGTGGGGCAAGAAGGGCAAATCTGTGGTGGGTGACCTGCTGTTTCTGGGGGGCATAGCGCTGGTAATCTACGTCGTCTACAAGAGCTGTCTGGCACCGAGCGCCACGGCTGCAGGGGACAGCACCCAGAGCGCACAGGCAGGCAGGGGAGACAGCCCTCCTCCCTACAGTCCCCCCCCTTACGGCTTCCGTCAGGATTACATGCCTGGCAGTG GCGGCTATTACGgctccagcagcagcagcgccgGCTGTCAGGGCAGCGGGGCCTACACTGGAACAGGAACCGGAGCCCAGAACCAGGGAGGGGGCTTCTGGTCCGGGGCTGCCACAGGAGGCATCCTGGGATACCTGTTTGGGCGGAACACCGGCTACGGGggctacacacaccaccactaccagcagccGCGCTATGGGTGGGGCCGCGGGTACTCACACCACAACACCGGGGGCTGGTTTTCAGGCTGGGGGTCTGGCGGCAGCCGAACCAGCTATGAGGGATCATCTTCGTTCTTCGGATCTGGGAGTGGTGGCGCTTCGGTCAGTTCCGGCACTCGCACGGCGTCTGGCTTTGGAGGGACGAAGAGGCGTTGA
- the LOC143294823 gene encoding uncharacterized protein LOC143294823: MTSMASTALTTRETNRLHRWAMWRMTVNEGIISCIRDNGTTRVIYPDSSSSSDSLTSEAPDFHEFPFITAEQMSLARKLNLREKYGSNHGLSDDAYFIFGLPRINIGKDIPEVTSTGTRSVYESFSELGEAGNTSPRGAVIADNNGGGLAMTYSELGPTPDAQSLASHNDVEVQRINGYREEGWRNAQPPVPRLNLYSIQEELNNNSGESTTHFSPSSRYPDREITNDYSSSSRYPQRDGTNPYSPSRYPDTETRFRFPSRNYPQEKTTNSYYVSNRYHETGMTNRLPSHYRETADTSTNRYSPNRIQERDTPSHFASNHSREQDEPIPTYSVKEAIDRYESVNRYASTSGPVYTTRQISNRSQSSSDRFNWNVRSPPHSPRQDVYPPFSYSRQNSHSPTRRSYSPSPASPRHNYSPLPTSPTSYSAPHTTYSKQQSYSPLPSSPRKSSFPSGGGGGVQGVGSPGYGNKTRPTRLLSDGETERLKRQAYYDWSTPTNERYMMEFGSPARYS; encoded by the coding sequence atgaccagCATGGCGTCCACCGCCCTGACCACCCGGGAGACGAACCGTCTTCACCGCTGGGCCATGTGGAGAATGACGGTCAACGAGGGCATCATCTCCTGCATCCGCGACAACGGCACCACGCGCGTCATCTACCCggacagctcctcctcctccgacagcCTCACCTCCGAGGCGCCGGACTTCCATGAGTTCCCCTTCATCACCGCTGAGCAGATGAGTCTGGCGCGGAAGCTGAACCTGCGAGAGAAGTACGGCTCCAACCACGGTCTGTCGGACGACGCCTACTTCATCTTCGGCCTTCCTCGCATCAACATCGGCAAAGACATCCCTGAAGTCACCTCCACGGGAACCCGCAGCGTGTACGAAAGCTTCAGTGAGCTGGGAGAAGCCGGGAACACCAGTCCGCGAGGTGCGGTCATCGCGGACAACAACGGCGGCGGCCTCGCCATGACGTACTCGGAGCTGGGTCCCACCCCTGACGCTCAGTCCCTGGCCTCCCACAACGACGTGGAGGTGCAGCGGATCAACGGGTaccgggaggaggggtggaggaatgCCCAGCCTCCTGTCCCCCGTCTGAATCTCTACAGCATCCAGGAGGAGCTCAACAACAACTCTGGAGAATCGACCACTCACTTTTCTCCCAGCAGTCGCTACCCGGACAGAGAAATCACCAACGATTACTCTTCTTCAAGCCGCTATCCACAGAGGGACGGCACCAATCCGTACTCACCCAGTCGTTACCCAGACACAGAGACGAGATTTCGCTTTCCTTCCAGAAACTACCCACAGGAAAAGACAACCAACTCCTACTACGTGTCCAATCGTTACCACGAGACAGGGATGACCAACCGTTTGCCCAGCCACTATCGGGAGACAGCAGACACATCGACCAATCGTTATTCTCCCAACCGCATTCAGGAGCGGGACACACCCAGTCACTTTGCCTCTAACCACAGCAGGGAACAGGATGAACCCATCCCAACCTACAGTGTGAAGGAAGCCATTGACCGTTACGAATCAGTCAACCGCTATGCCTCCACTTCAGGGCCAGTGTACACCACGCGTCAAATAAGCAACCGCTCCCAGTCGTCGTCCGACCGTTTCAACTGGAACGTCCGCTCACCTCCCCACAGCCCGCGACAGGATGTCTATCCCCCCTTCTCGTACTCCCGGCAGAACAGCCATTCCCCGACCAGGCGCAGCTACTCTCCCTCACCCGCTTCCCCGCGCCATAATTACTCCCCTTTGCCAACCTCCCCGACGAGTTATTCCGCCCCGCACACCACGTACAGCAAACAACAGAGTTATTCTCCTTTGCCCAGCTCACCGCGGAAGAGTAGCTTCccttcgggtggtggtggtggagtacaGGGGGTTGGCTCCCCTGGCTACGGCAACAAGACGCGGCCCACAAGACTGCTGAGTGATGGGGAGACAGAACGGCTCAAGCGACAGGCCTACTATGACTGGAGCACGCCCACCAACGAACGCTACATGATGGAGTTTGGGTCTCCGGCACGATACAGCTGA